From Pseudomonas sp. G.S.17, the proteins below share one genomic window:
- a CDS encoding hotdog domain-containing protein — protein MNFHTRKWVKPEDLNPNGTLFGGSLLRWIDEEAAIYAIVQLGNQRVVTKYISEINFVSASRQGDIIELGITATEFGRTSITLTCEVRNKITRKSILTVEKMVFVNLGEDGLPAPHGRTEILYVKDQFKDEEVNE, from the coding sequence ATGAATTTCCACACCCGCAAGTGGGTTAAACCCGAAGACCTCAATCCAAACGGCACCTTGTTCGGCGGCAGCCTGCTGCGCTGGATCGATGAAGAAGCGGCGATCTACGCCATCGTGCAACTGGGTAACCAGCGTGTGGTGACCAAGTACATTTCCGAGATCAACTTCGTCAGCGCCTCGCGGCAGGGCGACATCATTGAACTGGGCATCACCGCCACCGAGTTCGGCCGTACCTCCATTACCCTGACCTGCGAAGTGCGCAACAAAATCACGCGCAAGAGCATTCTGACGGTGGAAAAGATGGTGTTCGTCAACCTGGGCGAAGACGGCTTGCCCGCACCCCATGGCCGCACCGAGATTCTGTACGTGAAGGATCAGTTCAAGGACGAAGAGGTTAACGAGTGA
- a CDS encoding sodium:proton antiporter: protein MLELAAGFICLTSLLTYVNFRFIGLPPTIGVMVTALLFSLILQGLSFMGYPGLEDRVQQLIGQIDFGDLLMNWMLSFLLFAGALHVNLGDLKHYRWPIGLLATFGVLIATTVIGALAYWIFGWFGWHVSFLYCLLFGALISPTDPIAVLGVLRTANASKPLKTTIVGESLFNDGTAVVVFTVLLGIAQLGETPTVGETAMLFVHEAVGGVLFGGLIGYAVYLMIKSIEQYQIEVMLTLALVIGGSAMSTELHVSGPIAMVVAGLIIGNLGRNLAMNDMTRRYMDGFWELLDDMLNALLFALIGMELLLLPFSWSHLLAAGLLAVAILLSRFVTVAPAIMLLRRWKTVPKGTIRILTWGGLRGGVSVALALALPLGPERDLLLSITYIVVLSSILLQGLTIGKLVKAVTRDQPQEQNAGH from the coding sequence ATGCTTGAACTCGCTGCCGGTTTTATCTGCCTCACCTCGCTGCTCACTTATGTGAATTTTCGATTTATCGGCCTGCCGCCCACCATTGGCGTCATGGTCACCGCGCTGCTGTTCTCGCTGATCCTGCAAGGCCTGAGTTTCATGGGCTATCCGGGTCTGGAAGACCGCGTGCAACAGTTGATCGGCCAGATTGATTTTGGCGATCTGCTGATGAACTGGATGCTGTCGTTCCTGCTGTTTGCCGGCGCGCTGCACGTCAATCTTGGCGACCTGAAACACTATCGCTGGCCCATCGGCCTGCTGGCGACCTTTGGCGTATTGATCGCCACGACCGTGATCGGTGCGCTGGCGTACTGGATCTTTGGCTGGTTCGGCTGGCACGTCAGCTTCCTGTATTGCCTGTTGTTCGGCGCGCTGATTTCTCCTACCGATCCCATCGCAGTGCTGGGCGTGCTGCGTACTGCCAACGCATCCAAGCCGCTGAAAACCACCATCGTCGGCGAATCGCTTTTCAATGACGGCACCGCCGTAGTGGTGTTCACGGTATTGCTGGGCATCGCGCAACTGGGCGAAACCCCGACCGTCGGCGAAACCGCCATGCTGTTCGTTCACGAAGCGGTGGGCGGCGTGCTGTTCGGTGGCCTGATAGGTTACGCCGTGTACTTGATGATCAAGAGCATCGAGCAGTACCAGATTGAAGTCATGCTGACCCTGGCACTGGTGATCGGCGGCTCGGCGATGTCCACCGAACTGCATGTGTCGGGCCCCATCGCGATGGTCGTCGCCGGTTTGATCATCGGCAATCTGGGCCGCAATCTGGCGATGAACGACATGACCCGTCGCTACATGGACGGTTTCTGGGAACTGCTCGATGACATGCTCAACGCCCTGCTGTTCGCGCTGATCGGCATGGAGTTGCTGCTGTTGCCGTTCTCGTGGTCGCACTTGCTGGCGGCCGGGCTGCTGGCGGTGGCGATTCTGCTGTCGCGCTTCGTCACCGTGGCGCCCGCGATCATGTTGTTGCGTCGCTGGAAAACCGTGCCCAAAGGCACGATCCGCATCCTCACCTGGGGCGGTCTGCGCGGCGGGGTTTCCGTGGCGCTGGCCTTGGCGCTGCCGCTGGGCCCGGAACGCGACCTGCTGCTGAGCATCACGTATATCGTGGTGCTGTCGTCGATCCTGTTGCAGGGTTTAACGATTGGCAAACTGGTCAAGGCCGTGACCCGCGACCAGCCGCAAGAGCAGAATGCCGGGCACTGA
- a CDS encoding DEAD/DEAH box helicase produces the protein MSFASLGLSEALVRAIEAAGYTEPTPVQQRAIPAVLQGRDLMVAAQTGTGKTGGFALPILERLFPGGHPDKSQRHGPRQPRVLVLTPTRELAAQVHDSFKVYARDLKFVSACIFGGVGTNPQIQAMARGVDVLVACPGRLLDLAGSGSVDLSHVEILVLDEADRMLDMGFVHDVKKVLARLPAKRQNLLFSATFSNDITALAGKLLHNPERIEVTPPNTTVERIEQRVFRLASNHKRSLLAHLITAGAWEQVLVFTRTKHGANRLAEYLDKHGLSAVAIHGNKSQNARTKALADFKAGDVRIMVATDIAARGLDIDQLPHVVNFELPNVDEDYVHRIGRTGRAGRSGEAISLVAPDEEKLLKSIERMTKQKLADGDLMGFDITAVEAEKPEVRERPDVRNPRNPRGPRGDGPNGGGGGGGRKDKGKDKGKEKSATATTGERPARPAREQKPREAGPAREQRQPSTPRAAQPQSANRAPDEFLDDEVDNFGNRADYVSPYQGKNQGRGRRPGAPASAPAATTPGAAPAARGPRPSGPRTGAGATTGTPPAKRNGPRSGAPRDGQARREEQPRNRRPARDDQPARQEPAVTGPRDGQPAPKIMHKESKSDRFPSAEQLDQLPSRPRGEKPALLTRNREG, from the coding sequence ATGTCCTTTGCTTCCCTCGGTCTCTCCGAGGCTTTAGTCCGCGCCATCGAGGCAGCGGGCTACACCGAGCCTACTCCGGTGCAACAGCGGGCAATTCCCGCCGTGTTGCAAGGTCGTGACCTGATGGTCGCGGCTCAGACAGGTACTGGTAAAACCGGCGGATTCGCCCTTCCGATTCTGGAGCGGCTGTTTCCCGGTGGTCATCCGGACAAATCCCAGCGTCACGGCCCGCGCCAACCGCGCGTACTGGTCCTGACCCCTACCCGCGAACTCGCCGCCCAGGTGCATGACAGCTTCAAGGTCTACGCCCGCGACTTGAAGTTCGTCAGCGCCTGCATCTTTGGCGGCGTCGGCACCAATCCACAGATCCAGGCCATGGCCAGAGGCGTTGACGTGCTGGTGGCCTGCCCTGGCCGTCTGCTCGATCTGGCCGGTTCAGGCAGCGTCGACCTGTCCCACGTTGAAATCCTGGTGCTCGATGAAGCCGACCGGATGCTCGACATGGGCTTCGTCCACGACGTGAAGAAAGTCCTCGCGCGCCTGCCTGCCAAGCGTCAGAACCTGCTGTTCTCGGCAACGTTCTCCAACGACATCACGGCTTTGGCCGGCAAGCTGCTGCACAACCCCGAGCGCATCGAAGTCACGCCGCCGAACACCACGGTCGAGCGTATCGAGCAACGGGTGTTCCGTCTGGCCTCGAACCACAAGCGTTCGCTGCTGGCGCACTTGATTACCGCTGGCGCCTGGGAACAGGTTCTGGTCTTTACTCGCACCAAGCACGGCGCCAACCGTCTGGCCGAATACCTGGACAAACACGGCCTCAGCGCTGTGGCAATCCACGGTAACAAGAGCCAGAACGCCCGGACCAAAGCCCTGGCCGACTTCAAGGCTGGTGACGTTCGCATCATGGTTGCTACCGATATCGCCGCGCGCGGCCTGGATATCGACCAGTTGCCGCATGTGGTCAACTTCGAGCTGCCTAACGTCGACGAAGACTACGTGCACCGTATCGGCCGGACTGGCCGTGCGGGCCGCAGCGGCGAAGCGATTTCGCTGGTCGCCCCGGACGAAGAAAAACTGCTGAAAAGCATCGAGCGCATGACCAAGCAGAAGCTTGCTGATGGCGACTTGATGGGTTTTGACATCACTGCAGTCGAAGCCGAGAAGCCTGAAGTTCGCGAGCGTCCGGACGTGCGTAATCCACGCAATCCGCGCGGTCCGCGTGGTGATGGCCCGAACGGTGGTGGCGGTGGCGGCGGTCGCAAGGATAAAGGCAAGGACAAGGGCAAGGAAAAGTCGGCAACGGCTACTACCGGCGAACGTCCGGCGCGTCCGGCCCGTGAGCAAAAGCCTCGCGAAGCAGGTCCGGCCCGTGAACAGCGTCAGCCGTCCACGCCCCGCGCAGCGCAGCCGCAGTCAGCCAATCGCGCTCCGGATGAGTTCCTGGACGACGAAGTGGATAACTTCGGCAACCGTGCTGACTACGTCAGTCCGTATCAGGGCAAAAACCAGGGTCGCGGTCGTCGTCCTGGTGCTCCGGCATCCGCTCCGGCTGCAACTACACCCGGCGCAGCACCTGCCGCACGTGGCCCGCGCCCAAGTGGCCCGCGTACCGGCGCTGGCGCAACCACCGGCACGCCGCCGGCCAAGCGCAACGGCCCACGCAGTGGCGCACCCCGTGACGGCCAGGCCCGTCGCGAGGAGCAACCCCGCAATCGCCGTCCGGCTCGTGATGATCAGCCAGCTCGCCAGGAACCTGCAGTCACAGGCCCTCGCGATGGCCAGCCAGCACCAAAGATCATGCACAAAGAGTCGAAAAGCGACCGGTTCCCGTCCGCTGAACAGCTCGATCAACTGCCAAGCCGCCCACGCGGTGAAAAACCGGCCTTGCTGACGCGCAACCGCGAAGGTTAA
- a CDS encoding MFS transporter, translating into MNPAVAPSDTASTPIQAAVPLGNTYIEKDTPMFMRTVLALFSGGFATFALLYCVQPMMPVLSREFSINAAQSSLILSVSTAMLALGLLITGPISDRLGRKPVMVLSLFSAAIFTLASGMVPSWEDVLITRALVGLSLSGLAAVAMTYLSEEIHPNHIGLAMGLYIGGNAIGGMSGRVITGVLIDYVSWHAAIMVVGGLALIAAAVFWRILPESRNFRARSLHPRSLLEGFVVQFRDAGLPLLFIEAFLLMGSFVTMFNYIGYRLLAEPYHLSQAVVGLFSVVYLSGIYSSAKIGSLADKLGRRRVLWAVIVMMLVGVSLTMFTPLPVVIVGVLLFTFGFFGAHSVASSWIGRRAITAKGQASSLYLFSYYVGSSVAGTGGGVFWHYAGWNGIGLFIGALLLVALAVALRLAKLPPLVVRAQI; encoded by the coding sequence GTGAATCCTGCTGTTGCCCCATCCGACACTGCGTCCACGCCTATCCAAGCGGCTGTTCCGCTGGGCAACACCTACATCGAAAAAGACACGCCGATGTTCATGCGCACAGTGTTGGCCTTATTCTCCGGCGGGTTCGCGACCTTCGCGCTGCTGTACTGCGTGCAACCGATGATGCCGGTGTTGTCCCGCGAGTTTTCCATCAATGCCGCGCAGAGCAGCCTGATTCTCTCGGTTTCCACGGCGATGCTCGCCCTTGGCCTGCTGATCACCGGGCCGATTTCCGACCGACTCGGGCGCAAGCCGGTGATGGTGTTGTCGCTGTTTTCCGCAGCGATCTTCACCCTGGCCAGCGGCATGGTGCCGAGCTGGGAAGACGTGCTGATTACCCGGGCACTGGTGGGTTTGTCCCTGAGCGGGCTGGCAGCGGTGGCCATGACCTACCTCAGCGAAGAGATTCACCCCAATCACATTGGCCTGGCGATGGGCCTGTATATCGGCGGCAACGCCATCGGCGGCATGAGCGGTCGAGTGATTACCGGTGTGCTGATCGATTACGTCAGCTGGCACGCAGCGATCATGGTGGTTGGCGGACTGGCGTTGATTGCGGCGGCGGTGTTCTGGAGGATCCTTCCGGAATCGCGCAATTTCCGCGCCCGCTCGCTGCATCCGCGCAGCCTGCTGGAAGGCTTCGTCGTGCAGTTCCGCGACGCCGGCCTGCCGCTGCTGTTTATTGAGGCGTTCCTGCTGATGGGCAGCTTCGTGACCATGTTCAACTACATCGGCTATCGCCTGCTGGCCGAGCCTTACCATCTGAGCCAGGCGGTGGTCGGGCTGTTTTCGGTGGTATACCTGTCGGGGATCTACAGCTCGGCGAAAATCGGTTCACTGGCCGACAAGCTGGGCCGTCGCCGAGTGTTATGGGCGGTGATCGTGATGATGCTGGTCGGCGTCAGCCTGACCATGTTCACCCCGCTGCCGGTGGTAATTGTCGGCGTGTTGCTGTTCACATTCGGCTTCTTCGGCGCGCATTCGGTGGCCAGCAGCTGGATCGGCCGCCGCGCGATCACCGCCAAGGGGCAGGCATCATCGCTGTATCTGTTCAGTTATTACGTAGGATCGAGCGTCGCCGGGACCGGCGGGGGCGTGTTCTGGCATTACGCAGGCTGGAACGGCATCGGCCTGTTCATCGGCGCGCTGCTGCTGGTGGCCCTGGCCGTGGCATTGCGCCTGGCCAAGTTGCCGCCGTTGGTGGTGAGAGCGCAGATTTAA
- a CDS encoding FAD-dependent oxidoreductase: MAERLSNDFQFLDVGRKDPKKKLLRQRKKEFVEIYEPFKPQQSADQAHRCLGCGNPYCEWKCPVHNFIPNWLKLVAEGNILAAAELSHQTNTLPEVCGRVCPQDRLCEGACTLNDGFGAVTIGSVEKYITDTAFAMGWRPDMSKVVRNGKRVAIIGAGPAGLGCADVLVRGGVTPVVFDKNPEIGGLLTFGIPEFKLEKTVLSHRREVFTGMGIEFRLNTEVGKDVTIDQLLEEYDAVFMGMGTYTYMKGGFAGEDLPGVHDALDFLIANVNRNLGFEKSPEDFVDMKGKKIVVLGGGDTAMDCNRTSIRQGAKSVTCAYRRDEANMPGSRKEVKNAKEEGVKFLYNRQPIAIVGEDRVEGVKVVETRLGEPDARGRRSPEPIPGSEEIIPADAVVIAFGFRPSPAPWFEQFSIQTDSQGRVIAPEQAQFKHQTSNPKIFAGGDMVRGSDLVVTAIFEGRNAAEGILDYLGV; this comes from the coding sequence ATGGCTGAACGTCTAAGTAACGACTTTCAATTCCTCGATGTCGGGCGCAAAGATCCGAAGAAGAAACTGTTGCGGCAGCGCAAGAAAGAGTTCGTGGAAATCTACGAACCCTTCAAACCCCAGCAGTCCGCCGATCAGGCCCACCGTTGCCTGGGTTGCGGTAACCCGTACTGCGAGTGGAAGTGCCCGGTACACAACTTCATTCCCAACTGGCTCAAGCTGGTTGCCGAAGGCAATATCCTGGCCGCCGCCGAGCTGTCGCACCAGACCAACACCTTGCCGGAAGTCTGCGGCCGGGTGTGTCCGCAGGATCGTCTGTGTGAAGGTGCCTGCACCCTGAACGACGGTTTCGGCGCGGTGACCATCGGTTCGGTGGAGAAATACATCACCGACACGGCGTTCGCCATGGGCTGGCGTCCAGACATGTCCAAAGTCGTGCGCAACGGCAAGCGCGTTGCCATTATCGGTGCCGGTCCTGCGGGCCTGGGTTGCGCCGATGTATTGGTGCGTGGCGGCGTGACGCCGGTGGTTTTCGACAAGAACCCGGAAATCGGTGGTCTGCTGACCTTCGGTATTCCCGAGTTCAAGCTGGAAAAAACCGTGCTGAGCCATCGTCGTGAAGTGTTCACCGGCATGGGTATCGAGTTCCGCCTCAATACCGAAGTCGGCAAGGACGTCACCATCGATCAGCTGCTCGAAGAATACGATGCGGTGTTCATGGGCATGGGCACTTACACCTACATGAAGGGCGGTTTTGCCGGTGAAGACCTGCCGGGTGTGCACGACGCACTCGACTTCCTCATCGCCAACGTCAATCGCAATCTGGGCTTCGAAAAGTCGCCGGAAGATTTCGTCGACATGAAGGGCAAGAAGATTGTGGTGCTCGGCGGTGGTGACACGGCCATGGACTGCAACCGGACTTCGATCCGCCAGGGCGCCAAGTCGGTGACCTGCGCTTATCGTCGCGACGAAGCCAACATGCCTGGCTCGCGCAAGGAAGTGAAGAACGCCAAGGAAGAGGGCGTGAAGTTCCTCTACAACCGCCAGCCAATCGCCATCGTCGGTGAAGACCGGGTCGAAGGCGTGAAAGTTGTCGAGACCCGTCTTGGCGAGCCTGATGCGCGCGGCCGTCGCAGCCCTGAACCAATTCCGGGTTCCGAAGAGATTATCCCGGCTGACGCCGTGGTCATCGCGTTCGGCTTCCGCCCAAGCCCGGCGCCATGGTTCGAGCAGTTCAGCATCCAGACCGACAGCCAGGGCCGCGTCATCGCCCCGGAACAGGCGCAATTCAAGCACCAGACCAGCAACCCGAAAATCTTCGCCGGTGGCGACATGGTGCGCGGCTCCGATCTGGTCGTGACCGCAATCTTCGAAGGCCGCAATGCGGCGGAAGGGATTCTGGATTATCTGGGCGTTTAA
- the ahcY gene encoding adenosylhomocysteinase, which produces MSAGLTPTENTPADFSDYKVADMSLAAWGRRETIIAESEMPALMGLRRKYAGEQPLKGAKILGCIHMTIQTAVLIETLVALGAEVRWSSCNIFSTQDQAAAAIAAAGIAVYAWKGETEEEYEWCLEQTILKDGAPWDANMILDDGGDLTELLHKKYPAILDRVHGVTEETTTGVHRLLDMLAKGELKIPAINVNDSVTKSKNDNKYGCRHSLNDAIKRGTDHLLSGKQALVIGYGDVGKGSSQSLRQEGMIVKVSEVDPICAMQACMDGFELVSPFIDGINDGSEASIDKALLGKIDLIVTTTGNVNVCDSNMLKALKKRAVVCNIGHFDNEIDTAFMRKNWAWEEVKPQVHKIHRTGTGAFDPQNDDYLILLAEGRLVNLGNATGHPSRIMDGSFANQVLAQIFLFGQKYADLSPAQKAERLTVEVLPKKLDEEVALEMVRGFGGVVTQLTKTQADYIGVTVEGPFKPHAYRY; this is translated from the coding sequence ATGAGTGCTGGACTTACGCCTACAGAAAATACGCCCGCAGATTTTTCCGACTACAAAGTAGCCGACATGTCCCTGGCTGCCTGGGGCCGTCGCGAAACCATCATCGCTGAATCCGAAATGCCTGCCCTGATGGGTCTGCGCCGCAAATACGCTGGCGAACAACCGCTCAAGGGCGCGAAGATCCTCGGCTGCATCCACATGACCATTCAGACTGCCGTGCTGATCGAAACCCTGGTTGCCCTGGGTGCCGAAGTTCGCTGGTCGTCGTGCAACATTTTCTCCACTCAAGACCAGGCTGCTGCGGCCATCGCTGCTGCCGGTATCGCGGTTTATGCCTGGAAAGGCGAAACCGAAGAAGAATACGAGTGGTGCCTTGAGCAAACCATCCTGAAAGATGGCGCGCCTTGGGATGCCAACATGATCCTCGACGACGGCGGCGACCTGACCGAGCTGCTGCACAAGAAATACCCGGCCATCCTGGACCGCGTCCACGGCGTTACCGAAGAGACCACCACCGGCGTTCACCGCCTGCTGGACATGCTGGCCAAGGGCGAGCTGAAAATCCCGGCCATCAACGTCAATGACTCGGTGACCAAGAGCAAGAACGACAACAAATACGGCTGCCGTCACAGCCTGAACGACGCCATCAAGCGCGGCACCGACCACTTGCTGTCCGGCAAGCAGGCTTTGGTGATTGGCTACGGTGACGTGGGCAAGGGTTCGTCTCAGTCGCTGCGTCAGGAAGGCATGATCGTCAAGGTTTCCGAAGTCGATCCGATCTGCGCCATGCAAGCCTGCATGGACGGTTTCGAACTGGTTTCACCCTTCATCGACGGCATCAACGATGGCAGCGAAGCGAGCATCGACAAAGCGCTGCTGGGCAAGATCGACCTGATCGTGACCACCACCGGTAACGTCAACGTTTGCGATTCGAACATGCTCAAGGCGCTGAAAAAACGCGCTGTAGTGTGCAACATCGGTCACTTCGATAACGAAATCGACACGGCTTTCATGCGCAAGAACTGGGCATGGGAAGAAGTGAAGCCGCAGGTGCACAAGATTCACCGTACCGGCACTGGCGCGTTCGACCCACAGAACGACGACTACCTGATCCTGCTGGCCGAAGGCCGTCTGGTAAACCTGGGCAATGCCACAGGTCACCCGAGCCGCATCATGGACGGTTCGTTTGCCAACCAGGTTCTGGCGCAAATCTTCCTGTTCGGTCAGAAGTACGCCGATCTGTCGCCAGCCCAGAAAGCCGAGCGCCTGACCGTTGAAGTACTGCCGAAGAAACTCGACGAAGAAGTGGCCCTGGAAATGGTCCGCGGTTTCGGCGGCGTTGTGACTCAACTGACCAAGACCCAGGCCGACTACATCGGCGTGACCGTCGAAGGTCCGTTCAAGCCGCACGCTTATCGCTACTGA
- the metF gene encoding methylenetetrahydrofolate reductase [NAD(P)H], which yields MSLDRRYSFEFFPTKTDAGHEKLLNVARQLASYNPDFFSCTYGAGGSTRDRTINTVLQLESEVKIPAAPHLSCVGDSKADLRALLTQYKEAGIKRIVALRGDLPSGMGMASGELRYASDLVSFIREETGSHFHIEVAAYPEMHPQARNFEDDIKNFVHKAQAGADSAITQYFFNADSYFYFVERVRKLGVNIPIVPGIMPITNYSKLARFSDACGAEIPRWIRKQLEAYGDDVQSIQAFGEQVITQMCEQLLQGGAPGLHFYTLNQADPSLAIWNNLQLPR from the coding sequence ATGTCCCTCGACCGTCGCTACAGCTTCGAATTCTTCCCGACGAAGACCGATGCTGGCCATGAAAAGCTGCTGAATGTTGCTCGTCAGCTAGCCAGCTACAACCCCGATTTTTTCTCCTGCACCTACGGTGCCGGTGGCTCGACCCGCGACCGCACGATCAACACCGTGCTGCAGCTGGAGAGTGAAGTAAAGATTCCTGCGGCCCCGCATTTGTCCTGCGTTGGCGACAGCAAGGCCGATCTGCGCGCCCTGCTGACCCAATACAAGGAAGCCGGCATCAAGCGCATCGTTGCCCTGCGCGGTGACCTGCCGTCCGGCATGGGCATGGCCAGCGGTGAGCTGCGCTACGCCAGCGACCTGGTGTCATTCATTCGTGAAGAAACCGGTAGCCACTTCCACATCGAGGTCGCCGCTTACCCGGAAATGCACCCGCAAGCGCGCAACTTCGAAGACGATATCAAGAACTTCGTGCACAAGGCCCAGGCCGGTGCTGACAGCGCGATCACCCAGTATTTCTTCAACGCCGACAGCTATTTCTACTTCGTCGAGCGCGTGCGCAAACTGGGCGTGAACATTCCAATCGTGCCGGGCATCATGCCGATCACCAACTACAGCAAGCTGGCGCGTTTTTCCGACGCTTGCGGTGCAGAAATCCCACGCTGGATCCGCAAGCAACTGGAAGCCTACGGCGACGACGTGCAGAGCATTCAGGCGTTCGGCGAGCAGGTCATCACGCAGATGTGTGAGCAGCTGTTACAAGGCGGCGCACCCGGATTGCACTTCTACACCTTGAACCAGGCGGATCCTAGCCTTGCCATCTGGAATAACCTCCAGCTGCCGCGATAA
- the hemE gene encoding uroporphyrinogen decarboxylase, giving the protein MTALKNDRFLRALLKQPVDVTPVWMMRQAGRYLPEYRASRAKAGDFMSLCMNPEFACEVTLQPLDRYPLDAAILFSDILTIPDAMGLGLYFETGEGPRFKKTVNTLAEIEALPIPDPQKDLGYVMDAVSTIRRELNGRVPLIGFSGSPWTLATYMVEGGSSKDHRKSKAMLYENPQAMHLLLDKLAQSVTSYLNGQILAGAQAVQIFDSWGGSLSDAAYQEFSLAYMQKIVNGLIRENDGRKVPVILFTKGGGQWLESMADTGAEALGLDWTTNIGDARRRVGGKVALQGNMDPSVLYASPQAIRAEVSRILESYGSGNGHVFNLGHGITPEVDPARAGAFIEAVHELSAQYHG; this is encoded by the coding sequence ATGACTGCCTTGAAGAACGACCGTTTCCTTCGTGCCCTGCTCAAGCAACCCGTAGATGTGACCCCTGTCTGGATGATGCGCCAGGCCGGCCGCTACTTGCCTGAATACCGCGCCAGCCGCGCCAAAGCCGGCGATTTCATGAGCTTGTGCATGAATCCGGAGTTCGCTTGCGAAGTCACGCTGCAACCGCTGGATCGCTATCCGCTGGATGCCGCGATTCTGTTTTCCGACATCCTGACCATCCCTGATGCCATGGGGTTGGGACTGTATTTCGAGACCGGCGAAGGTCCGCGCTTCAAGAAAACCGTCAATACCCTGGCTGAAATCGAAGCCTTGCCGATCCCGGACCCGCAAAAAGACCTCGGCTATGTGATGGATGCTGTCAGCACCATCCGCCGCGAGCTTAACGGTCGCGTACCTTTGATCGGTTTTTCCGGCAGCCCGTGGACGCTGGCCACGTACATGGTCGAAGGCGGCTCGTCGAAAGACCATCGCAAGTCCAAAGCCATGCTCTACGAAAATCCCCAGGCCATGCACCTGTTGCTGGACAAGCTGGCGCAGTCGGTGACTTCATACCTCAACGGCCAGATCCTTGCTGGCGCGCAGGCTGTGCAGATTTTCGACAGCTGGGGCGGCAGTCTTTCCGACGCGGCCTATCAGGAATTCTCGCTGGCTTACATGCAGAAGATCGTCAACGGTCTGATCCGCGAGAACGACGGGCGCAAAGTGCCGGTGATCCTGTTCACCAAAGGTGGCGGTCAGTGGCTGGAAAGCATGGCCGATACTGGCGCCGAAGCGCTGGGCCTGGATTGGACCACCAACATCGGTGACGCCCGCCGTCGCGTGGGTGGCAAAGTCGCGCTGCAAGGCAACATGGATCCGTCCGTGCTGTACGCCAGCCCGCAAGCGATTCGTGCCGAAGTGTCACGCATCCTCGAAAGCTACGGCAGCGGCAACGGTCACGTTTTCAATCTTGGCCACGGCATCACCCCGGAAGTCGACCCGGCCCGCGCTGGCGCGTTCATCGAAGCGGTGCATGAGCTGTCGGCGCAGTATCACGGCTGA
- a CDS encoding LysR substrate-binding domain-containing protein produces the protein MELRHLRYFIAVAEELHFGRAAQLLGISQPPLSQQIQALEQELGARLFDRTNRRVELSEAGRLFLDEARLVLAQVDKAADVARRAQLGELGELKIGFTASAPFTSSIPQAIFAFRQAFPAVHLALQEMSSKEVAAGLEDQSMQVGIMRPLPLPESLIAVELLHEPLVAIIRADHRLAQGSENGLHLAELAAEPFVFFPRSYGSGLYAQLLDLARAAGFSPLITQEAGEAMTIIGLVAAGLGVTVLPASYRRMRIDGVVYRTLLDPAATSAVWLVQRKDQQSPMAKAFVELVTRNAGNSL, from the coding sequence ATGGAATTACGCCATTTGCGCTACTTCATCGCCGTCGCCGAAGAGCTGCACTTCGGTCGCGCCGCGCAATTGCTGGGAATCTCGCAACCGCCGTTGAGCCAGCAGATTCAAGCGCTGGAGCAGGAACTGGGCGCGCGATTGTTCGACCGCACCAACCGGCGCGTTGAACTCAGTGAAGCGGGGCGGCTGTTCCTTGATGAGGCGCGTCTAGTGCTGGCGCAGGTGGACAAGGCCGCCGACGTGGCGCGGCGTGCGCAACTGGGCGAGCTGGGTGAACTGAAGATCGGTTTTACGGCTTCGGCACCGTTCACGTCGAGCATCCCGCAGGCGATCTTTGCTTTTCGCCAGGCCTTCCCGGCGGTGCATCTGGCATTGCAGGAAATGAGCAGCAAGGAAGTGGCGGCCGGGCTTGAGGATCAGTCCATGCAGGTCGGCATCATGCGTCCGCTGCCGTTGCCCGAATCGCTGATTGCCGTCGAGCTGCTGCATGAGCCCTTGGTGGCAATCATTCGCGCCGATCATCGTTTGGCCCAGGGCAGCGAAAACGGCCTGCATCTGGCGGAGCTGGCCGCCGAACCTTTTGTGTTCTTCCCGCGTTCCTATGGCAGCGGTTTATACGCCCAACTGCTTGATCTGGCGCGCGCCGCAGGTTTCAGCCCGCTGATCACCCAGGAAGCGGGCGAAGCCATGACCATCATCGGCCTGGTTGCCGCAGGTCTGGGCGTCACTGTGCTACCGGCCTCCTACCGCCGCATGCGCATCGATGGCGTGGTCTATCGAACCCTGCTCGACCCTGCCGCCACCAGCGCGGTGTGGCTGGTGCAACGCAAAGACCAGCAATCGCCCATGGCCAAGGCGTTTGTGGAGCTGGTGACGCGCAACGCGGGGAATTCACTGTAG